The genomic stretch ATCGCCATCAGGTTCTGCACCGACTCCTTGCCCAGGTAATGGTCGATGCGATAGATCTGCTCTTCGGCAAAGAATTTCGCCACCGCCGAGTTGATGGCCTCGTTCGATTCCAGGTCGTGGCCCAGCGGCTTTTCCAGCACGATGCGCACGTTGGGCGCGTGGCGTGTGTTCAGGCCGGTGCGCGCCAGCTGCTCGCAGATGGACACGAACAGATGCGGGGCGGTGGCGAGATAGCACACCACCACCTCGGGCTTGCGCGACAGCAGCTGCTCGGCCAGCGCATCGAAATGCGCCGGCACGCGTGCATCGGCCTGCACGTAGACGATGCGTGCGCAGAACCTGTCCCATGACTCGGGCGGCGCATGGGCCAGCGCGGGCCGCACGCTCTGTTCCAGCGAGGCGATGTAGTCCGCGCTCGACATCGGTTGGCTGCCGGTGGCGAGGATGCGTGCGGCCGGATGCAGCAGCCCGGCGTGGTGCGCATCGAACAGGGACGGCAGCAGCTTGCGCCGCGCCAGGTCGCCGGTGCCGCCGAACAGCACCATGTCGAAATCAGGCATGCTCACCCTGCGCTCCTTGACGATTCGAGTTGTCGCGGCCAGCGCGCGATGGCCGGCCGGGTAGCGGCCAGTTTACGTGAGTTGCTACGGCTTGGCGAGGCAAGCGTACCCATTTCTGCGTGGTTGGCGCAGGCCGCGGGCGGGCCATCAGGCGCCCGCTACCGTGCAGGCCCCGGCAAAGTGCGCTAGGCTGAAAGCTCCCCCGCAGGAGAACCCCATGCCACGTCATCCAGTGCTCGAGCGGGTCACCGCCCGCATCGTCTCCCGCAGCACCGCCTCGCGCCAGGCGTATCTTGACCGCACCCGCGCCATGGCCGGGCACAAGGTCGAACGCGCGCAGCTTTCCTGTACCAACCTCGCCCACGCGGTAGCCGCCATGCCGGACGCCGCCAAGATCCGGCTGAAGGCCGACGAGCGGCCCAACCTGGCCATCGTCTCGGCCTACAACGACATGCTGTCGGCGCACCAGCCGCTGGCGGCGTTCCCGCAATGGCTCAAGGAAGCCGCGCTCGAGGCCGGCGGCACCGCGCAGTTTGCCGGCGGCACGCCGGCGATGTGCGACGGCGTTACGCAGGGCCAGGACGGCATGGACCTGTCGCTGTTCTCGCGCGACGTGATTGCGCTGGCCACGGCGGTGGCGCTGTCGCACCAGATGTTCGATGGCGCGCTGTACCTGGGCGTGTGCGACAAGATCGTGCCCGGGCTGGTGATGGGCGCGCTGTCCTTCGGCCACCTGCCCGCGGTGTTCGTGCCCGGCGGGCCGATGACCACCGGCATCAGCAACGACGAGAAGGCGCACACGCGGCAGCTCTACGCCGAAGGCAAGATCGGCCGCAAGGAACTGCTCGAGGCCGAGACCCGCTCCTACCACGGACCCGGCACCTGCACCTTCTACGGCACCGCCAACTCCAACCAGATGCTGATGGAAATGATGGGCCTGCATCTGCCGGGCACAGCCTTCGTCAATCCCAACACGCCGCTGCGCGAAGCGCTGACGCGCGAGGCCGCGCGCCAGGCGCTGAAGCTGGTGCATGGCGGCGAGCGCTATACGCCAGTGGCCGAGGTGCTGGACGAGCGCGCCTTCGTCAACGGCATCGTCGGGCTGCTCGCCACCGGCGGCTCCACCAACCATACGCTGCACCTGATCGCGATGGCGCGCGTGGCCGGCATCGTGCTGAGCTGGGACGATTTCGATGAGCTGTCGGCGGTGGTGCCGCTGCTGGCGCGCGTGTACCCGAACGGCAAGGCCGACGTGAACCAGTTCCAGGCCGCCGGCGGGCTGGCGGTGGTGATCCGCGGCCTGCTCGCGCTGGGCCTGCTGCACGACGACGTCACCACCATCGTCGGCCGGGGCCTGCAGGACTACACGCGCGAGCCGGTGCTGCGCGACGGCCAGCTGACGTGGATCGACGGCCCGGCCGCGCCGCTCGATGACAGCATCGTGCGCGCCGCCGACGCGCCCTTTGCGCCGGACGGCGGCATCAAGCTGCTCGACGGCAAGCTGGGCCGCGCGGTGATCAAGACCTCGGCGGTCAAGCCCGAGCACCAGGTGGTGCAGGCGCCGGCGATCGTGTTCGAGCATCAGGACGATGTGCTGCACGCCTTCAAGCGCGGCGAGCTCGAGCGCGACTTCGTTGCGGTGCTGCCCTGGCAGGGCCCGGCATCGTGCGGCATGCCGGAGCTGCACAAGCTCACGCCCACGCTGACGGTGCTGCAGGACCGCGGCTTTCATGTGGCACTGGTGACCGACGGACGCATGTCGGGCGCATCGGGCAAGGTCCCGGCCGCCATCCACGTCTGCCCGGAAGCGCTGCGCGGCGGCGCGATCGCGCGCGTGCGCAGCGGCGACATGATGCGTGTCGACGCGACCACCGGCACGCTCGACGTGCTGGTGCCCGACGACGAATGGCAGGCGCGCACGCCGGCGCGCCCGGACCTGAGCGCCAATCGCCACGGCGTCGGCCGCGACCTGTTCGCAACCTTCCGCTGCCAGGTCAGCACGGCCGAAAGCGGCGCCTGCACGCTGTTTTCGGATGAGGGCGAGGCGCAGGACGCGCGCGGCTAGCCCGGTTGGCGCACGGGCTGGCGCGTCGGCTGCTGCGATGGCTGGTGCGACTGCGGCGCGGCCGGCCGCGACGCTGCCGACGGCGCGCTGTCGGCCACCTTCACCACGCCCGGCACCGACGACGCGCCCGGCACGTGCAGTTCCTGGATCGGCACCGCCAGCTTGCTGCCGGCCTGCTCCAGCACCTGCTTGATGCGCTCGTAGAAAGCGAAGCGCACGTTCCAGTAATCGTCGTTCGAGGTCCAGTAGCGCACGTTCAGCGTAATGCCCTGCTGGGTGTAGTTGACCACCATGGTTTCGGGGACGGGCTCGGCCAGCAGCCTCGGCTCGCGCGCCAGCATCGCGCGCAGCGCTTCCAGGCTGCGCTGCACGTCGCTGTCGAAGGTTACCGTGGCCTCGATGTCGGCGCGCCGCGTCGCGTTCTCGCTGTAGTTGGTGATAGCGCTGCCCCACAGCTTGCCGTTGGGCACGCGCAGGCAGACGCCGTCGAAGGTGGTCAGCTCGGTCATGAACAGCCCGGTCTCGCGCACGGTGCCGGCCACGCCCTGCGCGTCGATGTACTGGCCCACGCGGAACGGGCGCAGCAGCACCAGCATGATGCCGGCGGCAATGTTCTGCAGCGTGCCTTGCAGCGCCAGCCCGATCGCCAGGCCGGCCGCGCCCAGCATGGCGATGATGCTGGCGGTCTGCACGCCGAACTGCGACAGCACCAGCACGATGGTCAGCACGCGCACCATCCATTGCAGCGCATTGGCCAGCAGCGGGCGCATGGTGGCATCGACATGGGTGCGGCTGAGCGCGCCCCGTGCCGCGGTGCCGACGCGGCCCGACAGCCACCAGCCGATCATCAGGATCAGGATCGCCGCCAGGCAGTTCATGCCCTGGTTGATGGCGAAGCGGACCAGGTAAGACCAGCCCGCCTCGAGCTGGTCGGCATCGATAAAGTTCAGATCCATGGGAGCGGCTCCGTTTGCGGTTGTTGTCAGGGTTGTCGACGGTGCTGCCTTGGGGCGGCGATGCGTACCCGTTTCTGCGTGCCGTGGCGATGCTCGGACCACCTTGCCGGAACCCCTCGATGGAGGTTCACGCTTGACAAATTGATGAACATTGAATGCAAGATGTCAGACGATCACCGACAAAGCCGGAATCACGGCACATAGGAGGGGACAAGCGAAGCAGAAGCGGGTTCCCGCGACCTGGCCCTGATTCGTGGAAAGTCGGCGCCAGGCCTTGCGCCGCAACGGCTGGCGCCGGACCGCCCGCAAGCGCGTGAACGCTACGCGCCCGCGCGCCAGGCGCCGGGCGTGACGCCGAACGCGGCCTGGAAACGGCGGCTGAGGTGGCTGGCGGAGGCAAACCCGGCGCGCGCGGCGACTTCATGCAGCGGGCGGCGCGGATCGGCCAGCAGCCGTTGCGCCCGCTCCAGGCGGGTCTGCAGCACCCAGGCATGCGGCGGCATGCCGAACGAGACGCGGAACATGCGCGCGAAGTGGAATTCCGACAGCCCCGCCATGGCCGCCAGTTCGCCCAGCGTCGGGTTGCTGTCGGGATGGCTTTCGATCCAGTCGCGCACGGTCCGCCGGGCCTGCGCCGACAAGCCACCGCGCCAGTCGGCCGGGGCGGCGCGGCCGGCGTGGTTCAGCACCAGGTGGCTGAGCGCCTCGTGCGCGAGCGCATTGCCGGCCATGCGGGCCTCGGGCAAGCGCCAGTCGAGCGCGGCAAGCCGCTGGCTCAGGGCATGCAGGCGCGGATCGTCGGCAAAGGTCAGGTCGCGCAGGGCCACCGAGCGCGGTTCGCGGTCGAGCAGGCGCACGCAATGCCAGGCCAGGGTTTCGGGACGGAAATACAGATGCAGGAAGCGCTGCGGGCCGCCGACATGCCAGCGCGACTCATGGTCGGCCGGCAACAGGCATAGCCTGCCCGGCGCGCCCTTGTTGCCGGGCTGGTCGCGCCGGTAGGTGGCGTGGCCGCCCTGCAGGTAGACCGACATGGTGTGGTGGCCGGGCCGCGCATAGCCGGTGCTGTCGTTCCGGTTGCGCCACAGCGCCACGCCCAGGCCATCGCCCAGCGCCGCCGCGCGCTCCAGCGAAGCGCGCGAGCCGCTGAGCGCGGCGAACACCGCGTGGCGCTCGAGCGGATCGGTCGGCAAGGTCATGGGACGCAAGGCGTGGTCGGATGCAGGCGACGATGCGGGCAGCGCTGCGGGTGGCAATATCGGGCACAACTTTCAGCGACGAAAGTTGGCGCGCGAGGCATCACTATACCGCCGTCAGCGCCACCCGCCGGGCACGCAGAAACGGGTACGCTCCGGCTGTCGCCACGCGGGCTTGCGCACGGCTCGCACCCAATTCACGCCGGCTGTTCATGCAGCTTGTCGCGCGCCGCCAGCGCCGGGAACAAGCGCATCCACACGGCCACCACCAGCAGCGTGCCGACCCCGCCCAGGACCACCGCGCCTACCGGGCCGAACAGCGCGGCGGTGACGCCGGACTCGAACTCGCCGAGCTGGTTGGAAGCGCCGATAAACACCGAATTGACGGCACCGACGCGCCCGCGCATATCGTCGGGCGTATCGAGCTGGACCAGCGTCGAGCGCACCACCACGCTGATCATGTCCGAAGCGCCCAGCACCACCAGTGCCGCCATCGAGAGCGGCAGCCAGGTCGAGACCCCGAACACCACCGTGGCGACGCCGAACACCGCCACCGCGGCGAACATCACGCGTCCGGCGCGCCGGTTCAGCGGATGGCGCGCCAGCCACAGCGCCATCGCCAGCGCGCCGATGGCCGGGGACGAGCGCAGCAGCCCCAGCCCCCACGGTCCGGTATGCAGGATGTCGCGCGCGTAGATCGGCAACAGCGCCGCGGCGCCGCCCAGCAGCACCGCCACCATGTCCAGCGAGATCGCGCCCAGCAGCACCGGGCGGCTGCGGATATAGGCAAACCCGGCAAAGACGGTGCGCACGCTGACCGGCGCGGTCAGCCGCTGCGCCGCCTGGCGCAGCGTGATGCCGCCCACCAGCAGCGCGGCGATCGCAAACAGCGTCGCGCTCAGCGTGTACACCACCCCCGGGCCGGCGACATAGGCGAAGCCGCCGATGGCCGGCCCGATGATGATGGCGGCCTGCCCCGCCGAGCTGGCCAGCGCCACCGCGCGCGGCAGCTGGCGCGGCGTGACCACGCTGGGCAGCAAGGCCTGCAGCGTGGGGTTCTCGAACGCCCGCGTGGCGCCGATCAGCGCGACGAAGACAAAGATGTGGTGGCTGTCGATCCACCCGCCCAGGCTGGCGGCGGCCATGCCGGCGGCCAGCAGCGCCTCCAGCGACTGGCAGGTGCGCACGATGCGGCGCCGGTCGAAGCGGTCCGCCACGTGGCCCGACATCAGGATCAGCGCCACCGACGGCAGGAACTGCACCAGCCCGACCATGCCCAGCATCAGCGGGTCGCGCGTCAGGTCGTACATCTGCCAGCCCACCGCCACGGTAAAGATCTGGTAGCCGATGGTGGTGCACAGCCGCGCGAACCAGTAGCGGCGAAACACGGAATCACGGAAAACGCTGTCCGGCTCGGCAGCCGGAACGGTGGCAGGGGAAGACATGGATGGGGCAGGAAGGGAGCGGAGCTTGCGCCCGGGTAGTGGGTTCGCCGTGCGCAAAGGGCAGATTCTAAAGCGTACGCTTAATTGCTGCATGCAGATGCCCACGCCTGCACACGCGGCTTTCCAAATGTGCCGAATGAAGCGCGAATGCTGCCTCGTTGTCAGCACAATGATGCAGAGACGCGACACGCGCCCGCGATGCAACGCAGGGCTTCTCGCTTTTGAGAATCACTCGTATTTATAATCCCCGCCCATTGGCGCGACCGTCCGGACCACCGCTTCCGGCGCAGCGGGACGCGCCGCTCTCCCCAGGAACCTCACCTTGCAGCCCGCTTTCCGCCTGACCGGGGGTGCCATCGGCGCCGCCCTGCTGTTTGCCCATCTCGCCGCGATGCCGGCCCACGCCGCCGAACCGGATTCCGCAACGCCCGTCGCCCCTGCCGCCAAGGCCACCCCCGGCGCCGCTGCCGAAGCCACGCTGAACACGGTCACCGTGGTCGGCAACTGGCTGGAAAACGCCAACGAGGCCAAGGTGCTGGAGCATCCCGGCGCGCGCACCATCGTCGACCGCGAGACCTTTGCCGAAGCCGGCGCCAACAACGTGCGGGAAGTGCTGCGCCGCATTCCGGGCGTGCAGGTGCAGGAGAACAATGGCACCGGCGGCAGCGATGTCTCGCTCAACGTGGGCGTGCGCGGGCTGGCTTCGCGGCTGTCGCCGCGCTCGACCATCCTGATGGACGGCGTCCCGCTGGCGGTGGCGCCGTACGGCCAGCCGCAGCTGTCGATGGCGCCGCTGTCGCTGGGCAACCTCGAGACCATCGACGTGGTGCGCGGCGCGGGCTCGGTGCGCTACGGCCCGCAGAACGTGGGCGGCATCATCAACTTCGTGACGCGCCCGATCCCGACGGCCTTCGCCGCCGATGCCTCGGTCTCGACCGACATCTACAGCCACGGCGGCAACGTCAAGACCAACCCGACCGCATTCATCGGCGGCACCAACGAGCAAGGGCTGGGCGGCGCGCTGCTGTACTCGGGCATCCACGGCAACGGCTATCGCGCCAGCAACGACCACGTCAACATCGACGACCTGCTGCTCAAAGGGGCGTACCGGATCTCGAAGACCGACTCGCTCAGCGCCGCGTTCCACTACTACGAAGGCACGGCTGGCATGCCGGGCGGCCTGACGCCGGGGCAGTACGCCGCCGACCCGTTCCAGTCGGTGCGCCCCTATGACAACTTCAGCGGCCGGCGCCACGATTTCAGCCTGAAATACAGCCACAACGACGCCGACCGCAAGTTCGAGGTGCTGACGTACTACACCGACAGCTTCCGCGGCAGCAATATCGAGCAGGAAGGCACCGGCGCGCAGGCCGGCCGGCGCCGCCTGACCGCGGCCCCGCGCAACTACCACACCTTCGCGATCGAGCCGCGCTACTCGCAGCTGTTCCGCGGCGAAAGCATGAGCCACGAGGTAAGCGTGGGCTACCGCTTCCTGCGCGAAGCCAGCGACGAGCAGGCATCGCGCACCGCCTTCTATGTGCCGGGTTCGGTCGATGCCACCACGCTGCCCTCGCCGGTCTACCAGTGGCGCACCGGCGGCACCACCGCCAACGCGGTCTATCTCGACGACACCATCAACGTCGGCAACTGGACCATCACTCCCGGCCTGCGCTACGAGTTCATCCGCTCGTACGTGACCGACAACTTCAGCGGTGTGCGCCGCGACGTGTCTTCCAACGAGCCGCTGCCGTCGCTGGCGGTGATGTACCACGTCAGCGACCAGTGGAAGCTGTTCGCCAACGCCGGGGTGTCGTTCGGCCCGCTGCAGTATTTCCAGATCGCGCAGACAACCAACGGGCTGACGCCGGAAAAGGCCAAGACCTACGAGCTCGGCACGCACTTCAACGCCAATGGCTGGGGTGGCGAGCTGACGCTGTTCAACATCGACTTCGACGACGAGCTGCAGCTGCGCGGCGGCACCGGCGGCGCGCCGGATGCATGGACCAACCTCGGCGCCACCACCCATCGCGGCGTGGAATCGTCGCTGCGCTATGACTTCGGCGCGCTCGACAAGGCGCTGATGGGGCTGTCGGCCTACGCCACCTACACCTACACAGAAGCCACCTACAACCAGGGCAACTTCGCCGGGCGCGACCTGCCGTTCTATTCGCGCCATGTGGCCACGGTGGGCATGCGCTACGCGCGCAACCGCTGGTCGTTCAATGTCGACGGCTTTGCGCAGTCCAGGCAGCATTCGCCGGGCGACCCGAGCACGTCAACCACCTACCAGACCGCGGAAAGCGCCAACGGTGCGCTCGGCGATATCCCGGGCTATGCGCTGATGAACCTGCGCGTGGGCTATGACTTCGGCAAGGCGGCGCAGAACCTGAAGCTGGCGGTGGGCGTGAAGAACGTGTTCGACAAGCGCTATTTCACGCGCTCGACCGACAACAATGCGGGCAAGTATGTGGGCATGCCGCGGACGTTCTATATCCAGGCGTCGCTGGCGTATTGATTGGCTGGAAAAGCGCCAGGCAAAATCTCAGAACAGCAAAACGGCTCGCCATGGCGAGCCGTTTTGCTTTGCACGGGCGCGACGATCAGACGATCTCGCGCGTTTCCAGGAACTGCAGCTCCGGGAACCGTTCCTGCGTCAGGCGCAGGTTGACCATGCTCGGCGCCAGGTAGACATGGTCGCCGGCACCGTCGAGCGCCACGTTGTGCCCGGCCTTGGCGATCAGTTTCTCGATCTCGGCCGGCGTGCCCTTGAGCCAGCGCGCGGTGGCGCATTCATGCGATTCGAAGATGGCGTCGACGCCGTACTCATGCTCGAGCCGGTGCGCAACCACGTCGAACTGCAGGATGCCCACGGCACCCAGCACCAGGTCGTTGGACGCGAGCGGGCGGAACATCTGCGTGGCGCCCTCTTCGGCCAGCTGCTGCAGGCCCTTCTGCAGCTGCTTGACCTTGAGCGGGTTGTTCAGGCGCGCGCGGCGGAAGAATTCCGGCGCGAACGACGGGATGCCGGTGAACTTGAGCGGCTCGCCCTCGGTGAAGACATCGCCCAGGCGAATGGTGCCGTGGTTGGGCACGCCGATGATGTCGCCGGCGTAGGCCTCTTCGGTGGTGTTGCGGTCCTGCGCCATGAAAGTGATGGCGTTGTTGATTGCCACGGTCTTGCCCGCCGACACGTGCAGCAGCTTCATGCCACGCTCGAAGCGGCCCGAGCACACGCGCACGAAGGCAATGCGGTCGCGGTGGCGCGGATCCATATTGGCCTGGATCTTGAACACGAAGCCGGTGAACTTGGGTTCCTGCGGCTCGACCACGCGCGAATCCGTATTGCGCGCCAGCGGCGGCGGCGACAGCTCGCACAGTGCATCCAGCAGCGACTGCACGCCGAAGTTGTTGATGGCCGAGCCGAAGTACACGGGCGTCTGCTTGCCGTTGAGGAAGGCCTCCTTGTCGAAGGTGTGCGAGGCCCCGCGCACCAGCTCGATTTCGACGCGCAGCTCTTCGGCCTGGCTGCCGAGGATGCGGTCCAGTTCCGGATTGTCCAGGCCATCCAGGATCGCGGACGTGCCCTTGTCGCCGTGCGGGTCGAACAGCTGCACCTTGTCGTCGATCAGGTGGTAGACGCCGCGGAAGGCCTTGCCCATGCCGATCGGCCAGGTCATCGGCGCGCACTGGATCTGCAGCACGTCCTCGATTTCATCGAGCAGTTCGATCGGCGAGCGGCCTTCGCGGTCGAGCTTGTTGATGAAGGTCAGGATGGGGGTGTCGCGCAGCCGGCAGACGTTCAGCAGCTTGATCGTCTGCGCTTCGACGCCGTTGACCGAGTCGATCACCATCACCGCCGAGTCCACCGCCGTCAGCGTGCGGTAGGTGTCTTCGGAGAAGTCCTCGTGGCCCGGGGTGTCGAGCAGGTTGACGATGTTCTCCTGCGCCTTGCCGTCCGCGCTGTCGCGCCGGTACGGAAACTGCATCACCGACGAGGTCACCGAGATGCCGCGCTGCTTTTCCAGCTCCATCCAGTCCGAGGTGGCATGGCGGTCGGCCTTGCGCGCCCGCACTTCGCCCGCGACCTGGATCGCGCCGCCGAACCACAGCAGCTTTTCGGTCAGGGTGGTCTTGCCCGCGTCGGGGTGGGAGATGATGGCGAAGGTGCGACGACGCGCAATTTCAGGAACGAGCGAGCTCACGGCAGCGGAATCAGACTGGGAAATATTGGGATGGCCCGGCGGTGGCCGGAACCAGGACCGGCAGCGCCGCGGGCGGCCGCAGGGCCGGGCCCTGCGGGCACGCGAAGGGAATGGGGCGTTATTTTACCGGTTTGGGCGCCGCTACGGGATTTGCGTTGTCGCCGGTCGACCAGCGCCCGCGCCGCGCACCACTGTTACTCGGCCAGCTTGTCCGCCGGCTTGCCGCGCAGGCTGCCGAACTGCAGCGCGTACTGGCGCGTCAGCTCGGCGCCGAAGAAAAAGATCTGTGCCGAGTAATACACCCACAGCATCAGCGCCACCACCGACCCGGCCGCGCCATACGATGAGGCCACGGCACTGTTGCCCAGGTACAGCCCGATCAGCCGCTTGCCGATCGAAAACAGCAGCGCGGTGATGACCGCGCCCATGGTGACGTCGCGCCAGGCGATGCGCGCATTGGGCAGCATCTTGAAGATCACCGCGAACAGCGCCGTCACCACCGCGAACGAGAACAGCGAGGAGATGACTTCGGCCACCGGCGCAAACCACGACTGCGTCCACAGCTGGCCCCAGATGCGCTCGACCACCGCAAGCGCCGCATTGACGATCAGCGACACCAGCAGCATGAAGGCCAGCACCAGCACCAGGCTGAACGACAGCAGGCGCGTGCGCAGCAACTGGCGCCAGCCGGCGGTGTCGGGCACCGGCACGTGCCAGATGTCGTCGAGGCTGCTTTTGAGTTCGGCAAAGGCGCTGGTGGCGCCGACGAACAGGATGCCGGTCGCGATCAGCGCGGCCATTCCGCTGCCGCCGGCGCGGTGCGTCGCGGCCAGGATGCCCTCGATGGCGGCGGCGCCCTGATCGCCGACCAGCCCTTCGAGCTGCGCGAAGATCTCGCCGCGCGCCGCCTCGGCGCCGAAGAACAGGCCGGCGATCGAGATCACCAGCACCAGGATCGGCGCCAGCGAGAACAGCATGTAGAAGGACAGCGCCGCGCCCTTGCTGGCGGCGCGGTGCGCGAACCACGAGGTGACGGCGGCGCTGACCACGCGCAGCGTGCGCGCGCCGGTGTGGCGGTCGGGCAGCCAGTGCGGGCGGTGCCGGCGCGGCGGCGGCACGCCTTCGGCGGCAGACGAAGAGGAGGGTTCGGTGTTGTCGGTCACGGTCTGGTGCTGGCGCGATCCGGCGCGGGGACCGCGGGGTGCGTTGCGCCCGCCCGCGCGGCCGGCGCTGCGTTCATCATACTGCGCATTGCGCCGCTTGCCCAAGGCGGGCAGGGCGCGGCACGCCGCGGGCAGCCTGCTACAGTAAGAGCAGGCATACCTGCCGGCGCATCCGTTGCCCGCGCGCCGGCGCAAGGAGGCACCCGTGACCTGCAACCTCCGCGCACGCCCGGCGGCCGTGCTGGCAATCATCGCCGTGCTCGGCTGCGCCGGCTGCGAGCGCAGCCAGCCCGGACCCAAGCCCATCTCCGGCACCGCGTCGGGCGCCATGCCCTCGGCGGCGCCTGCCGCGACACCGTCCAGCCCCGCCAATCCCTCTGGCAACTCGGGCCAGCCCCGTTGACCGCGCGCGCCGCCCCCGGCGCGTACCCGTTTCTGCGTGGCCATACACCATGGCGCGATGCTGGCGCGATGCATCGCGGTTACTCGCATGCAGGACTGATGTAAGGCCAGTTTCAACCGTGCAACGGACTGCGAGGCCGTAGTACTACGCGTCGCGCACACGGCAAAGCGCCGTCCTGTGCGCGCGAGCGGCCCCGGGCGCATGCCTGCGCCGCCGAGGCGCTTGCGCACCGCGTTGCAATGGCGAAACCGATCGGTCCGGCGCCGCGGCGCAATGGCGCGCCCGCACTGCAGGGACCGCTCGCTAGGCCGCCTGGCACAAGCGTTTGCGGCCCTTGGCACACTTGTCGCTCTGAGTTGGCCAGGGCGCACCGTGCAAGCCTGCGCCGGTTCCGTCAAACCCTTTGTCGTGCTGGAGATCACCCCATGCGTCACCCGCCTTCCCGCATGACGGCGCGCCGGCGCGCATACCGCCTGGCCGGCCCGCCGCCGTCTGAGACGGACCTGGTGTCGGCGCCGCTGCTGCCCTATCCGCGCGCGCGGGTGCAGGTCGCGCTCAGCGCGCATGGCATGGCGTGCGTGGCGACCCGCAGGCCGGCGCAAGTCAGTCCGGCATGCCGCCGCCACGCCGGCAAGCGACGCGCATGACGGGCTGAAAAGAACAAGCGGGCACGCGAGCCAGCGTGACCGCGCGGATTAGTGTTCCGTCCCCCGGCGGGCACTTTTTTTCCACAGGGAGATGCCGACCATGAAAGCTGCAATGCTCGCCACGGCGCTGGCGATTGGCTCGGGCAGCGCGGCGGCGGCCAGCTACGCGTGGTTCGACCGCCCTGACGCGGACGATGCGAACAGCCACGCCGCGGTCAGTCATGACATCTATGTGCGCGGCTTCGGCTGGGCCTGGGGAGAACTGCGGCTGGATCCGGACCTGACGGGCAGCGAAGCGCTGGCGCCGCCCGCGCGGCACGCACGCGACGGCCAGCGCCGCCGCGACATCGTGCCGGGACCTGCGCAGGATGCCTGCGAGCCGCCGCGGCGCTCGCGCGGCAAGATCAGCATGAACCTCGCCACCGCGCCTGCGCAGGCAGGTGGTGGCGGGTTCGCGGACGGGTTCGCGGACGGGAAGGGAACCGCAAGGCCGCGGGCAGTGCGCTGACGTGCCGGCCGGCACGGGGAAAGGCGGAACCGGCGAGCGGACGTCGCCGGTTCCCCTTTCCCGCCGGCGCCTGTCGTGGCCGTGCCGGCAACCGGCTCGCACCGACGCCGCTGACTGCCTTTATTCCCCCGCCGAGGCGTGGCTCTCCACACGGATGTTGTGCTTGTGCATGAGCCGGTACAGGGTCACGCGCGACACGTTGAGCTCGCGCGCGGCCGGCACCACGTGAAAGCCGTGGCTGGCCATCACGGTGCGGATCGCTTCGCGCTCGGCCTCTTCGCGGATCGCATCGAGGGTCTTGCGCGGCAGCTCGGCGCCGTTGTGCAGCTGCAGGTCTTCGGCGGTGATCTTGCGGTTGTCGGTCATCACGATGGCGCGGCGCACGCGGTTGATCAGTTCGCGCACATTGCCCGGCCAGGCGTACTGCATCATCGCCTGCGTCGCGCACGCGGAGAACCCGCGGATGCGACGGTGCGCCTCGTGGCCATGCTCGGCCAGCACCGCATTGGCCAGCAGCAGGATGTCCTCGCCACGCTCGCGCAGCGCCGGGATCGACAGCGTCAGCACGCACAGCCGGTGGAACAGGTCGGAACGGAAGCGCCCGTCGCCCTGCGCCGCGACCAGGTCTACGTGCGTGGCCGAGATGATGCGCAGGTTCAGCGGGATCGACTGATGGCCGCCCAGCCGCGTGATCGTGCCCTGCTGCAGGAAGCGCAGCAGCGCCACCTGGCTTTCAAGCGGCAGGTCGCCGATTTCGTCGAGAAACAGCGTGCCGCCCTGGGCCTGTTCGATCCAGCCGATCTTGCGCTGGTTGGCC from Cupriavidus nantongensis encodes the following:
- a CDS encoding TonB-dependent receptor family protein; the protein is MQPAFRLTGGAIGAALLFAHLAAMPAHAAEPDSATPVAPAAKATPGAAAEATLNTVTVVGNWLENANEAKVLEHPGARTIVDRETFAEAGANNVREVLRRIPGVQVQENNGTGGSDVSLNVGVRGLASRLSPRSTILMDGVPLAVAPYGQPQLSMAPLSLGNLETIDVVRGAGSVRYGPQNVGGIINFVTRPIPTAFAADASVSTDIYSHGGNVKTNPTAFIGGTNEQGLGGALLYSGIHGNGYRASNDHVNIDDLLLKGAYRISKTDSLSAAFHYYEGTAGMPGGLTPGQYAADPFQSVRPYDNFSGRRHDFSLKYSHNDADRKFEVLTYYTDSFRGSNIEQEGTGAQAGRRRLTAAPRNYHTFAIEPRYSQLFRGESMSHEVSVGYRFLREASDEQASRTAFYVPGSVDATTLPSPVYQWRTGGTTANAVYLDDTINVGNWTITPGLRYEFIRSYVTDNFSGVRRDVSSNEPLPSLAVMYHVSDQWKLFANAGVSFGPLQYFQIAQTTNGLTPEKAKTYELGTHFNANGWGGELTLFNIDFDDELQLRGGTGGAPDAWTNLGATTHRGVESSLRYDFGALDKALMGLSAYATYTYTEATYNQGNFAGRDLPFYSRHVATVGMRYARNRWSFNVDGFAQSRQHSPGDPSTSTTYQTAESANGALGDIPGYALMNLRVGYDFGKAAQNLKLAVGVKNVFDKRYFTRSTDNNAGKYVGMPRTFYIQASLAY
- a CDS encoding peptide chain release factor 3, translating into MSSLVPEIARRRTFAIISHPDAGKTTLTEKLLWFGGAIQVAGEVRARKADRHATSDWMELEKQRGISVTSSVMQFPYRRDSADGKAQENIVNLLDTPGHEDFSEDTYRTLTAVDSAVMVIDSVNGVEAQTIKLLNVCRLRDTPILTFINKLDREGRSPIELLDEIEDVLQIQCAPMTWPIGMGKAFRGVYHLIDDKVQLFDPHGDKGTSAILDGLDNPELDRILGSQAEELRVEIELVRGASHTFDKEAFLNGKQTPVYFGSAINNFGVQSLLDALCELSPPPLARNTDSRVVEPQEPKFTGFVFKIQANMDPRHRDRIAFVRVCSGRFERGMKLLHVSAGKTVAINNAITFMAQDRNTTEEAYAGDIIGVPNHGTIRLGDVFTEGEPLKFTGIPSFAPEFFRRARLNNPLKVKQLQKGLQQLAEEGATQMFRPLASNDLVLGAVGILQFDVVAHRLEHEYGVDAIFESHECATARWLKGTPAEIEKLIAKAGHNVALDGAGDHVYLAPSMVNLRLTQERFPELQFLETREIV
- a CDS encoding sigma-54 dependent transcriptional regulator, which gives rise to MDRLCKASRTAQLVVVSRHEDFGFDPAVIGTEWEIRRVAQVRDAERAVRACPPTAGVIDLQSDYSEAEFAQLEQALQYLHITWVAITSDAMLANERVRRMIRDYCVDYVRLPFSMPELLYTLRHARGMASLHGTRPQESASRGTMIGECAAMRAMFRSLAKVAHNEAPVFISGESGTGKELAAQAIHDASSRRKGPFIAINCGAIPSHLVQSELFGYEKGAFTGANQRKIGWIEQAQGGTLFLDEIGDLPLESQVALLRFLQQGTITRLGGHQSIPLNLRIISATHVDLVAAQGDGRFRSDLFHRLCVLTLSIPALRERGEDILLLANAVLAEHGHEAHRRIRGFSACATQAMMQYAWPGNVRELINRVRRAIVMTDNRKITAEDLQLHNGAELPRKTLDAIREEAEREAIRTVMASHGFHVVPAARELNVSRVTLYRLMHKHNIRVESHASAGE